In a genomic window of Leisingera caerulea DSM 24564:
- a CDS encoding DUF3307 domain-containing protein — translation MPDYVGSVLLLLCALQVKHLFADFFLQTPKMLSGRCAYVHVGRAQHAGVHVIGSAIVFLLFGAPVMFILVLGALEWVVHFHIDFGKARFSERRKLNPQQPLFWQAMGSDQALHQLTYIAMAWAWVKYAAM, via the coding sequence TTGCCGGACTATGTCGGATCTGTTCTGCTGCTGCTCTGCGCTTTGCAGGTCAAACACCTGTTTGCCGACTTCTTTCTGCAAACGCCCAAAATGCTATCCGGCCGCTGTGCCTATGTCCACGTGGGGCGCGCCCAGCATGCCGGGGTTCATGTCATCGGATCAGCCATCGTCTTTTTGCTGTTCGGCGCACCGGTGATGTTCATCCTGGTGCTCGGTGCGCTGGAATGGGTGGTGCATTTCCACATCGACTTCGGCAAGGCCCGGTTCTCCGAGCGCCGCAAGCTGAACCCGCAGCAACCGTTGTTCTGGCAGGCGATGGGCTCTGACCAGGCGCTGCACCAGCTGACCTATATCGCCATGGCCTGGGCCTGGGTGAAATACGCCGCGATGTAG
- a CDS encoding TetR/AcrR family transcriptional regulator → MAQKPVLHRDDPEAEPLVGNIKVTRNDWLNVAMDVLISDGVEQVKVLALAERMQVSRSSFYWYFKSRQDLLDALLKTWEQTNTAGMVRQAEAPARTITGAVLNVFHCITNPNLFNTALDFAVRDWSRRSGKVRSLLDRSDRRRVEALTGMFERYGYPGREAVTRAKVLYYMQLGYDMADPNESHAHRLEVTPEYLKVFTGREPLPQEMEAFTEFTRQHWDV, encoded by the coding sequence ATGGCGCAGAAACCTGTTCTCCACCGCGACGATCCGGAGGCTGAGCCGCTGGTCGGCAATATCAAAGTCACCCGCAATGACTGGCTGAATGTAGCGATGGATGTGCTGATCTCTGACGGGGTGGAGCAGGTGAAGGTGCTGGCGCTGGCGGAGCGGATGCAGGTCTCGCGCTCGTCCTTCTACTGGTATTTCAAGTCGCGCCAGGATCTGCTGGATGCGCTGCTGAAGACTTGGGAGCAGACCAACACCGCAGGCATGGTCCGCCAGGCCGAGGCTCCGGCCAGGACCATCACCGGGGCGGTGCTGAACGTGTTCCACTGCATCACCAACCCCAACCTGTTCAACACCGCCCTGGATTTCGCGGTGCGCGACTGGTCGCGCCGTTCCGGCAAAGTGCGCAGCCTGCTGGACCGCTCGGACCGCCGCCGGGTCGAAGCCTTGACCGGCATGTTCGAACGTTACGGCTACCCGGGGCGAGAGGCGGTGACCCGCGCCAAAGTGCTTTATTACATGCAGCTTGGCTATGACATGGCTGACCCGAACGAAAGCCACGCCCACCGGCTGGAGGTGACGCCGGAATACCTCAAGGTGTTCACCGGGCGCGAGCCGCTGCCGCAGGAAATGGAAGCCTTTACCGAATTCACCCGCCAGCACTGGGATGTGTGA
- a CDS encoding indolepyruvate ferredoxin oxidoreductase family protein, with protein sequence MTKLSHDFRSYKLDDRYEMTKGRVFLTGTQALARVMLDQARRDREAGLNTAGFVSGYRGSPLGGVDLEFWRAKARMQENRIKFMPAVNEDLGATAVLGAQQAVLDPHCEVEGVFSMWYGKGPGVDRSGDALKHGNAYGSSAKGGVLVVAGDDHGCVSSSMPHQSDVAFMSWFMPVLNPADVSEYLTFGEYGFALSRYSGTWVGIKAVSETVESARSVELQPDRQFVFPDLPEYPGGLHIRRADLPSPEIETRIHAKLDAVRTFAEANPIDKRIYDIKEARFGFVSTGKGHLDLMEALRLLGLDEAACRRLGIDIYKVGMVWPLDRTDALKFVKGKQEVLVVEEKRGIIESQFKENFYDWPGNKPEKMVGKYDSEGNPLIPWTGELSPLLLAPIVAARLDKFFPEENLPAKAAALTAEPPKVLNVPGATRTPYFCSGCPHNTSTKLPAGSKAFSGIGCHVMASWMDRETAGYAQMGGEGVPWTVASQFNGGKHVFQNLGEGTWYHSGSLAIRQAVAAGTNITYKILYNDAVAMTGGQPVDGPVSVHGIAQTCRAEGVERIALVSDDIGKFSRGDFPAGTTFHDRSALDTVQRELREIPGVTVLIYEQTCATEKRRRRKRGKMEDPAKFAFINDLVCEGCGDCSVESNCLSVEPKETPFGRKRKINLSTCNKDFSCLNGFCPSFVTVEGAARRKKKIAGLDAAALTAKLPAPELPALSEPFDLLVTGVGGTGVVTVGALITMAAHLEGKGASVLDFTGFAQKFGTVLSYIRLSTAPDTLNQVRIDQAGADAVIGCDVVVSSAPKASVHYRSGTKVVLNRAEMPTGDLVLRRDADLMAGVREKTIADAVGPKNLSGFNANEAAEKMLGDAVLANVMMLGFAWQKGLVPVSAGALDQAIELNGVAIDKNRLAFAIGRAMAVDPNLVASHYEEAPQREETLDELIERRATFLTGYQNMAYASRYTAALNRFREALPRDAQEELTAAAARSLFKLMAYKDEYEVARLLTSDRFRHQLEEEFEGDFSVKYHLAPPLLNWKQDARGRPVKRAFGAWLRPAMNLLAKGKALRGSAFNIFGYHEEARLHRELLAWYEGMLDTVASRYAAEKREACLKLLKAPMEIRGYGPVRLQAAKDVRADAAETLNNL encoded by the coding sequence ATGACCAAGCTGAGCCACGATTTCCGCAGCTACAAGCTGGACGACCGTTACGAGATGACCAAGGGCCGAGTGTTCCTGACCGGCACCCAAGCGCTGGCCCGGGTGATGCTGGACCAGGCGCGCCGCGACCGCGAAGCGGGGCTGAACACCGCAGGGTTTGTATCGGGCTACCGCGGATCGCCGCTGGGCGGAGTGGACTTGGAATTCTGGCGCGCCAAGGCGCGGATGCAGGAAAACCGGATCAAGTTCATGCCCGCCGTGAACGAGGACCTGGGCGCCACCGCCGTTCTGGGCGCCCAGCAGGCGGTGCTGGACCCGCACTGCGAGGTCGAGGGCGTGTTTTCCATGTGGTATGGCAAGGGACCGGGCGTCGACCGGTCGGGCGACGCGCTGAAGCACGGCAACGCCTATGGCTCGTCCGCCAAGGGCGGCGTCCTAGTGGTGGCCGGCGACGACCACGGCTGTGTCAGCTCCTCCATGCCGCACCAGTCTGACGTCGCCTTCATGTCCTGGTTCATGCCGGTGCTGAACCCGGCGGATGTCTCTGAATATCTGACCTTTGGCGAGTACGGCTTTGCCTTGTCGCGCTACTCCGGCACCTGGGTTGGCATCAAGGCGGTTTCGGAAACCGTGGAAAGCGCGCGCTCGGTCGAGCTGCAGCCGGACCGCCAGTTCGTTTTTCCCGATCTGCCGGAGTATCCCGGCGGCCTGCATATCCGCCGCGCCGACCTGCCCTCGCCCGAGATCGAGACCCGCATCCACGCCAAGCTGGACGCGGTGCGCACCTTTGCCGAGGCGAACCCGATCGACAAGCGGATCTATGACATCAAAGAGGCCCGCTTCGGTTTCGTGTCCACCGGCAAGGGCCACCTGGACTTGATGGAGGCGCTGCGGCTTCTGGGGCTGGATGAGGCCGCGTGCCGCCGCCTGGGCATCGACATCTACAAGGTCGGCATGGTCTGGCCGCTGGACCGCACCGATGCGCTGAAGTTCGTTAAGGGCAAGCAGGAAGTTCTGGTTGTCGAAGAAAAGCGCGGCATCATCGAGAGCCAGTTCAAGGAAAACTTCTATGACTGGCCCGGCAACAAGCCGGAGAAGATGGTCGGCAAATACGACAGCGAGGGCAACCCGCTGATCCCCTGGACCGGAGAGCTGAGCCCGCTGCTGCTGGCGCCGATCGTGGCAGCGCGGCTGGACAAGTTCTTCCCGGAGGAAAACCTGCCCGCTAAGGCGGCAGCGCTGACTGCGGAGCCGCCGAAGGTGCTGAACGTGCCTGGTGCCACCCGCACGCCCTATTTCTGCTCCGGCTGCCCGCACAACACCTCAACCAAGCTGCCGGCGGGATCCAAGGCGTTTTCCGGCATCGGCTGCCACGTGATGGCGAGCTGGATGGACCGCGAGACGGCGGGCTATGCGCAGATGGGTGGCGAAGGCGTGCCGTGGACCGTGGCCTCGCAGTTCAACGGGGGCAAGCATGTGTTCCAGAACCTGGGCGAAGGCACCTGGTATCACTCCGGCTCGCTGGCGATCCGGCAGGCGGTCGCGGCCGGCACCAACATCACCTACAAGATCCTTTACAATGACGCGGTGGCGATGACCGGCGGCCAGCCGGTGGACGGGCCGGTCTCGGTGCATGGCATCGCGCAGACCTGCCGTGCCGAAGGGGTTGAACGGATTGCCCTGGTCTCGGACGACATCGGCAAGTTCAGCCGCGGCGACTTCCCGGCGGGCACAACCTTCCACGACCGCAGCGCGCTGGACACGGTTCAGCGGGAACTGCGCGAGATCCCCGGCGTCACCGTGCTGATCTACGAACAGACCTGCGCCACCGAAAAGCGCCGCCGCCGCAAGCGCGGCAAGATGGAAGACCCGGCCAAGTTTGCCTTCATCAACGATCTGGTCTGCGAAGGCTGCGGGGATTGCTCGGTGGAGTCCAACTGCCTGAGCGTGGAGCCGAAGGAGACGCCCTTTGGCCGCAAGCGCAAGATCAACCTGTCGACCTGCAACAAGGATTTTTCCTGCCTGAACGGCTTCTGCCCCAGCTTTGTAACCGTCGAAGGTGCCGCCCGCCGCAAGAAGAAGATCGCCGGGCTGGATGCCGCTGCGCTGACGGCCAAGCTGCCCGCGCCCGAACTGCCCGCGCTTTCAGAGCCGTTTGACCTGCTGGTCACCGGGGTTGGCGGCACCGGCGTTGTCACCGTGGGCGCACTGATCACAATGGCGGCGCATCTGGAGGGCAAGGGCGCAAGCGTGTTGGATTTCACCGGCTTTGCCCAGAAGTTCGGCACGGTTCTGAGCTATATCCGGCTGTCGACTGCTCCGGACACTTTGAACCAAGTGCGGATTGATCAGGCCGGCGCGGATGCCGTGATCGGCTGCGATGTGGTGGTCAGCTCGGCGCCCAAGGCCTCGGTCCATTACCGGTCCGGCACCAAGGTGGTGCTGAACCGGGCGGAGATGCCTACTGGCGACCTGGTGCTGCGCCGCGATGCAGACCTGATGGCGGGCGTGCGCGAGAAGACCATCGCCGATGCTGTCGGTCCGAAAAACCTCTCCGGCTTCAACGCCAATGAGGCGGCGGAAAAGATGCTGGGCGATGCGGTTCTGGCCAACGTCATGATGCTGGGCTTTGCCTGGCAAAAGGGGCTGGTGCCGGTCAGCGCCGGCGCGCTGGACCAGGCGATTGAGCTGAACGGCGTTGCGATTGACAAGAACCGCCTGGCCTTTGCCATCGGGCGCGCCATGGCGGTTGATCCGAACCTGGTTGCCAGCCATTACGAGGAAGCACCCCAGAGGGAGGAAACGCTGGACGAGCTGATTGAGCGCCGTGCTACTTTCCTCACCGGATATCAGAACATGGCCTATGCCAGCCGCTATACCGCGGCCCTGAACCGGTTCCGCGAGGCGCTGCCCCGCGACGCGCAGGAGGAGCTGACGGCAGCAGCAGCCCGGTCGCTGTTCAAACTGATGGCCTACAAGGACGAGTATGAGGTCGCCAGGCTGCTGACCAGCGACAGGTTCCGGCATCAGCTGGAGGAGGAGTTCGAGGGCGATTTCTCCGTGAAATACCACCTCGCCCCGCCGCTGCTGAACTGGAAGCAGGACGCACGCGGGCGCCCGGTCAAACGGGCCTTTGGCGCCTGGCTGCGTCCGGCGATGAACCTTTTGGCCAAAGGCAAGGCTCTGCGCGGTTCGGCCTTTAACATCTTCGGCTACCACGAAGAGGCCCGGCTGCACCGCGAGCTGCTGGCCTGGTATGAGGGCATGCTCGACACCGTCGCCAGCCGCTACGCCGCAGAGAAGCGCGAAGCCTGCCTGAAGCTGCTGAAAGCGCCAATGGAAATCCGCGGTTACGGCCCGGTGCGCCTGCAAGCCGCCAAGGATGTCCGTGCGGACGCCGCGGAAACGCTCAACAACCTGTAA
- a CDS encoding Lrp/AsnC family transcriptional regulator gives MKLDHRDRSILTLLQEDSRISNADLAEAVGMSPSALWRRVRALEDAGIIEHYGAVVNAPAMGLAFQAIVHVHLTRHDPDKLVEFIRAVETSPLVQECYATTGQADYHLRVLAPDLDAYNRFLEDFLFRLPAVASAQTNVVLRTIKRDKPVVP, from the coding sequence ATGAAGCTTGATCACCGCGACCGCAGTATTTTGACCCTGCTGCAGGAAGATTCCCGCATCTCCAATGCCGACTTGGCGGAGGCAGTGGGCATGTCGCCCTCTGCCCTGTGGCGCCGGGTGCGGGCGCTGGAGGATGCGGGCATTATTGAGCACTACGGCGCGGTGGTGAATGCGCCTGCCATGGGCCTGGCGTTCCAGGCCATTGTGCACGTGCATCTGACCCGCCACGATCCGGACAAGCTGGTGGAGTTCATCCGGGCGGTGGAGACCAGCCCGCTGGTGCAGGAATGCTATGCCACCACCGGCCAGGCCGATTATCATCTGCGGGTGCTGGCGCCTGATCTGGACGCCTATAACCGGTTCCTGGAGGATTTCCTGTTCCGCCTTCCGGCGGTTGCCAGTGCCCAGACCAATGTGGTGCTTCGCACGATCAAACGGGACAAGCCTGTGGTACCCTGA
- a CDS encoding ABC transporter transmembrane domain-containing protein → MVTACLFPLLYLTLELPKRIINDAIGSETSTVTVLGYSFDQLTFLWILCGAFLVSVLCHGLLKMRINTMKGVLAERMLRRFRYQLIARVLRFPQPYFERVSQGELVSMVTSESEPMGGLMGDAVSQPVLQAGQMLTILFFLFLQNFWFGMAAIALIPLQGWLIPMLQRQINQLNKKRIKQVRALATEIGESAAGAATLRINGGWRYRMAVITERLGRLYEIRFQIYQKKFFMKFLNNFITQLTPFFFYAVGGYLVLQGKVSLGALVAALAAYKDLAAPWKELLAYYNQTQDMSLRWDVVLERFAPQGMVGEKLMTGEPEELAHLKGDIVLDSVTVRDADGNLVLEELSAAFPAGQVIGIAAPSEEDRRALAELLTREILPSSGAVTVADQNLSGMHQATLAARIGYATSRPVLFQGSFGDNVMMPMRLRPLGEAQDLERLETAIRAGNSPDPFDAPWLDPELAGFSSEEELRGWWLKLVEGIGSDTALFRRGIEQYFEAPAHPDLAEQLVRLRPAVREAVKIAGLDVHVHFLDADSYNPALPVAENLLFAASQETMTVETLLRHAEFLGQLKQLGLDKGLVSLTRDVVEMLRQIFGMDGTGHPLFRKLGLDVEAYEAAIALVDRQGADNAAALSREELAQLLIVPFTISAEQIGPAFEDGMKERILSFRRTHGESLLETLGASFVPFSGGSFAPTLTVLENALFGKISDAAGAKGDEVRKLVSDLMVREGLRDQVVELIFDMPIAVGGQGLAASFAEPLAFCRATIKRPDILILDSAMASYDLETRVAVHKNLRKLLPDTTLIYLASGFQNPDVFDVFYELRQGRLVSDEAQEVAASEGAASQDLARKLRALEQTELFSGLNRRQLRLLAFGARWYEAAKGEAVFLKDDEASDGAYMILEGEAGLYLPQEGAEDRLIARVGPGRLVGELGLIRQEPRALSMIAESDLRCLRIGEEEFLAVVENDASTAFKLLQVVAGYVSN, encoded by the coding sequence ATGGTCACCGCCTGCCTGTTCCCGCTGCTGTATCTGACGCTGGAACTGCCCAAGCGGATAATCAACGATGCAATCGGCTCGGAAACTTCCACCGTCACTGTGCTCGGCTACAGTTTCGACCAACTGACGTTCCTGTGGATCCTGTGCGGCGCCTTCCTGGTGTCGGTTCTCTGTCACGGCTTGCTGAAAATGCGGATCAACACCATGAAGGGGGTGCTGGCCGAGCGCATGCTGCGCCGCTTCCGCTATCAGCTGATCGCCCGGGTGCTGCGCTTTCCGCAGCCATATTTCGAGCGCGTCAGCCAGGGCGAACTGGTGTCGATGGTGACCTCCGAGTCGGAACCGATGGGCGGGCTGATGGGGGATGCGGTCAGCCAGCCGGTACTGCAAGCGGGCCAGATGCTGACCATCCTGTTCTTCCTGTTCCTGCAGAACTTCTGGTTCGGGATGGCGGCGATTGCGCTTATTCCGCTGCAGGGATGGCTGATCCCGATGCTGCAGCGCCAGATCAACCAGCTGAACAAAAAGCGGATCAAGCAGGTGCGCGCGCTGGCCACTGAGATCGGCGAAAGCGCCGCGGGCGCCGCGACGCTGAGGATCAACGGCGGCTGGCGCTACCGGATGGCGGTGATCACCGAACGGCTGGGACGGCTGTACGAAATCCGCTTCCAGATCTATCAGAAGAAGTTCTTTATGAAGTTTCTCAACAACTTCATAACCCAGCTGACCCCCTTCTTCTTCTATGCGGTCGGCGGCTATCTGGTGCTGCAAGGCAAGGTCTCGCTGGGGGCGCTGGTGGCGGCGCTAGCCGCCTACAAGGACCTCGCAGCACCCTGGAAAGAGCTGCTGGCCTATTACAACCAGACCCAGGACATGAGCTTGCGCTGGGACGTGGTTCTTGAGCGCTTTGCACCGCAGGGGATGGTCGGCGAAAAGCTGATGACCGGCGAGCCGGAGGAACTGGCGCACCTCAAAGGTGACATTGTGCTGGATTCCGTCACCGTGCGGGACGCCGACGGGAACCTTGTGCTGGAGGAGCTGAGTGCCGCTTTCCCCGCCGGGCAGGTGATCGGGATTGCCGCCCCCTCGGAGGAAGACAGGCGCGCCCTGGCGGAACTTCTGACAAGGGAGATTCTGCCGTCGTCGGGCGCGGTGACGGTGGCGGACCAGAACCTCAGCGGCATGCACCAGGCCACGCTGGCGGCACGGATCGGCTACGCCACCTCGCGGCCGGTTCTGTTTCAGGGCTCGTTCGGCGACAATGTGATGATGCCGATGCGCCTGCGCCCGCTGGGCGAGGCGCAAGACCTTGAGCGGCTGGAAACGGCCATTCGGGCTGGCAACAGCCCGGACCCCTTTGACGCGCCCTGGCTGGACCCGGAGCTGGCGGGATTCTCCAGCGAGGAGGAGCTGCGGGGCTGGTGGCTGAAACTGGTGGAGGGGATAGGGTCCGACACCGCATTGTTCCGCCGCGGCATCGAGCAGTACTTTGAGGCCCCTGCGCACCCGGACCTTGCAGAACAGCTGGTCAGGCTGCGCCCGGCTGTGCGCGAGGCCGTCAAGATCGCAGGCCTGGACGTGCATGTGCATTTTCTGGACGCGGACAGCTACAACCCGGCACTGCCGGTTGCGGAGAACCTGCTGTTTGCCGCGTCTCAAGAAACCATGACCGTTGAAACGCTGCTGCGGCACGCGGAGTTTCTCGGCCAGCTCAAGCAGCTGGGGCTGGACAAGGGGCTGGTGTCGCTGACCCGCGACGTGGTGGAGATGCTGCGGCAGATCTTTGGCATGGATGGCACCGGCCACCCGCTGTTCCGCAAACTGGGGCTGGATGTGGAGGCCTATGAGGCAGCGATTGCCCTGGTTGACCGGCAGGGGGCCGACAACGCCGCAGCGCTCAGCCGCGAAGAGCTGGCGCAGCTGCTGATCGTGCCCTTCACCATTTCTGCGGAACAGATCGGCCCGGCGTTTGAGGACGGGATGAAGGAGCGCATCCTGAGTTTCCGCCGCACGCACGGGGAAAGCCTGCTGGAAACGCTGGGGGCAAGCTTTGTGCCGTTTTCCGGCGGCAGTTTTGCGCCCACCTTGACGGTTCTTGAAAACGCCTTGTTCGGTAAAATCTCCGATGCGGCCGGCGCCAAAGGCGACGAGGTGCGCAAGCTGGTTTCGGATCTGATGGTGCGCGAGGGGCTGCGCGACCAGGTGGTAGAGCTGATCTTTGACATGCCGATCGCCGTCGGCGGGCAAGGGCTGGCAGCCAGTTTCGCAGAACCGCTGGCATTCTGCCGGGCCACCATCAAGCGGCCGGATATCCTGATCCTGGATTCCGCCATGGCGAGCTATGACCTTGAAACCCGGGTGGCAGTGCACAAAAACCTGCGCAAACTGCTGCCGGACACCACGCTGATCTACCTAGCGTCCGGCTTCCAGAATCCGGATGTTTTCGACGTCTTTTATGAACTGCGCCAGGGACGGCTGGTCAGCGACGAGGCGCAGGAGGTGGCGGCCAGCGAGGGGGCGGCCAGCCAGGACCTCGCCCGCAAGCTTCGGGCGCTGGAACAGACGGAACTGTTCTCCGGCCTGAACCGCCGCCAGCTGCGCCTGCTGGCATTCGGCGCACGCTGGTACGAGGCCGCCAAAGGCGAGGCGGTTTTTCTCAAGGATGATGAGGCCTCGGACGGCGCCTATATGATCCTCGAAGGCGAGGCGGGGCTTTATCTGCCGCAGGAGGGTGCAGAGGACCGGTTGATTGCCAGGGTCGGGCCCGGGCGGCTGGTCGGAGAGCTGGGGCTGATCCGGCAGGAGCCCCGGGCGCTGAGCATGATAGCGGAGAGCGACCTGCGCTGCCTGCGCATCGGCGAGGAGGAATTCCTGGCGGTTGTCGAAAACGATGCCTCGACCGCCTTCAAGCTGCTGCAGGTGGTGGCGGGCTACGTCTCCAACTGA
- a CDS encoding fumarylacetoacetate hydrolase family protein, which produces MKLLRYRAGGDVRPGLLDSAGAVRDLSAHVPDITGAVLDDATLARLAALDPQTLPLVPGAPDLAPCVGQAGKFLGIGLNYTDHAEEMNMDLPEHPILFLKATSSIVGANDDVILPRGSVAADWEVELGVVIGTAAKYVPEAEALNHVAGYCVINDVSERDFQTKLTGQWTKGKSCDSFGPIGPWLVTRDEVPDPQALWLTCDVNGERKQTGSTRTMVFTVAQIIAHLSQLMTLHPGDVIATGTPPGVGMGIKPAPVYLKPGDVMRLEIEGLGVQTQTVRADS; this is translated from the coding sequence ATGAAACTGCTGCGATACCGCGCCGGGGGAGACGTGCGGCCGGGGTTGTTGGACAGCGCTGGCGCGGTCCGGGACCTGTCCGCGCATGTGCCGGATATCACCGGAGCGGTGCTGGATGACGCGACCTTGGCCCGGCTGGCCGCGCTGGACCCGCAAACCCTGCCGCTGGTGCCGGGCGCGCCGGACCTGGCGCCGTGTGTCGGCCAGGCCGGCAAATTTCTGGGGATCGGCCTCAACTACACCGATCACGCCGAAGAAATGAACATGGATCTGCCGGAGCATCCGATCCTCTTCCTCAAGGCCACGTCTTCGATTGTTGGCGCAAATGACGACGTGATCCTGCCGCGCGGCTCGGTTGCTGCGGATTGGGAGGTGGAATTGGGCGTGGTGATCGGCACCGCTGCCAAATACGTGCCGGAGGCAGAGGCGCTGAACCACGTTGCGGGGTACTGCGTGATCAACGATGTGTCGGAGCGCGACTTTCAGACTAAGCTGACCGGCCAATGGACCAAGGGCAAGAGCTGCGACAGCTTCGGGCCCATAGGCCCCTGGCTGGTGACCCGGGACGAGGTGCCCGATCCGCAGGCGCTGTGGCTCACGTGCGACGTGAACGGCGAACGCAAACAAACCGGCAGCACCCGCACAATGGTATTCACAGTGGCCCAGATCATCGCGCATCTGAGCCAGCTGATGACCTTGCACCCAGGCGACGTGATCGCCACCGGGACACCGCCGGGCGTAGGCATGGGGATCAAGCCCGCACCGGTCTATCTGAAGCCGGGTGACGTGATGCGGCTGGAGATCGAGGGCTTGGGCGTTCAGACCCAGACCGTGCGCGCGGACAGCTGA